A section of the Venturia canescens isolate UGA chromosome 11, ASM1945775v1, whole genome shotgun sequence genome encodes:
- the LOC122417930 gene encoding uncharacterized protein: MKLFIVLFAFVAAVSAFPGYDHHVEHVQVLHVAQPAAVPPLHPHPLKLEAHNHVVRIPLHANKVSHPHLIGVEHYHEPEIHVKPVHGHGHGW; this comes from the exons ATCGTTCTCTTCGCCTTCGTGGCCGCCGTCAGCGCCTTCCCCGGTTACGAC caCCACGTCGAGCACGTGCAGGTTCTCCACGTTGCTCAGCCCGCGGCTGTTCCCCCACTACACCCCCACCCCCTTAAGCTGGAGGCGCACAACCACGTCGTGAGGATCCCCCTTCACGCCAACAAGGTCTCCCATCCTCATCTCATCGGAGTTGAGCATTACCATGAGCCCGAGATCCATGTCAAGCCCGTCCATGGACACGGACACGGCTGGTAA